From Thalassovita sp.:
GCGCCTATATCCTTGAGGCGGGTTCGCTCTATGATCTGGAACGGCTGTTTGCCGGTGTGGTGATCCTGTCGCTTTTGGGTGTTGTGGTCTCAACCGTCATCGGCTGGATTGAACGGCGGTTGCTGGGCTGGCGGGTCTGACCCCGCCACGCCCATTTGGTTCCAAGATCAGCGACCGAACAGACGGCGGATGTCTTTCAGCGCTTCACCAAGGATGCTGTCGTCGGCTATGGGACGGTTATACTTCTGCTCGCTCGCCCGCATCAGACGTCCGGCATAAATGCCTGCCGCGATATTGCCAAAGCTCAGCCCGACCAGCACCGCCACGATCCCGAAGGGCGCCGCGATCAGCAGCACGGGCACGGTGAACACCAGCGCCTTCACCAGCGAGATTTTCAGCGACTGGCGTGGCAGCTGCAGCCCGTTGAAGATGGCGGAGGTCACGTTGATCAGCCCAACAAACCCATAGCTCAAGGCCACAATGCGGAAGTAGAGCGTCACAAAGCGCACCACCACCGGATCGTCCGAGAAGATCTGCGCCAGATAGGGGCCGGACAGCGCCAACACGATCCAAAGGGCCGCGCCCATGTACATGTTGACCTTGCCCGCAAAGACCACTGCGCGGTCGATCCGGTCATGCGCCGCAGCGCCGAAGTTCTGCGCCACAAAGGGTGTCATGGCGGCAGAGATGGCAAAAATTCCGATCATCGCCAGCGCCTCGATTCGGGCGGCCACGCCATAGGCGGCGACGGTTTCAGGGCCAAAGCCCGCCAAGAGCCAGGTCACAAACATGCCCGTCGCGGGAACCAGTAGCTGCATTCCCACCATCGGCAGCGCGATCTGCGCCAACCCGCGACTGGTGGTGCCAAGCCCCGACAGGGGCAACCGGCCCAACAGACCTTCGCGCGCCATGATTGCCAGCACCCCGACGAATATGAACGCAAAGCTCAGCACGGTTGCCAGCGCCGCACCGGCCAGCCCCATTTCGGGGAAGGGCCCAATGCCAAAGATCAGCAGATAGTCGAAGACGAGGTTGATCACACCCGCAATGGCAAAGACCACCTCAGTCCGGATAAACACGCCCGAAGCCCGCACCGCGCCGGAGCCAACAATGCCCGCCATCAGGAAGGGAAAGCCAAGGTAGAGCGTGGCCATATAGTCATGGATCAACGGCAGGGTCGCCGCATCCGCGCCCAGCAGGGTGAACATCGGCACGATCATCAGACGTGCCAGATAGGCGAGCAGAGCCGAAAGCGTGAAGGCCAACAGGACCGCCAAAGTGCCCACACGGGCCATCTGGGCGCGGTCCCCTGCCCCACCGGCCTTGGCCACCAGTGAGGAGGCCCCCACCGACAGGCCAATAAAGGCTGAAACGAAAATCAGGTAAACCGAGGCCGAAAAGGCCAGTGCCGCCAAGGGCAGCGCGCCAAGCTGACCGACGAAATAAGTGTCGACGATCTGGAACAGAAAGGTCGACATCATGCCGATGCT
This genomic window contains:
- a CDS encoding MATE family efflux transporter, which produces MTETPANPMTSAPVNAMLFKMAAPISIGMMSTFLFQIVDTYFVGQLGALPLAALAFSASVYLIFVSAFIGLSVGASSLVAKAGGAGDRAQMARVGTLAVLLAFTLSALLAYLARLMIVPMFTLLGADAATLPLIHDYMATLYLGFPFLMAGIVGSGAVRASGVFIRTEVVFAIAGVINLVFDYLLIFGIGPFPEMGLAGAALATVLSFAFIFVGVLAIMAREGLLGRLPLSGLGTTSRGLAQIALPMVGMQLLVPATGMFVTWLLAGFGPETVAAYGVAARIEALAMIGIFAISAAMTPFVAQNFGAAAHDRIDRAVVFAGKVNMYMGAALWIVLALSGPYLAQIFSDDPVVVRFVTLYFRIVALSYGFVGLINVTSAIFNGLQLPRQSLKISLVKALVFTVPVLLIAAPFGIVAVLVGLSFGNIAAGIYAGRLMRASEQKYNRPIADDSILGEALKDIRRLFGR